A window from Staphylococcus succinus encodes these proteins:
- the purU gene encoding formyltetrahydrofolate deformylase, producing the protein MKDKYILLATCSDKVGITSLITNIISEYDSNILHLDHFTEYDNAQDTEGKLYLRFEFEKVNLLKAALEKSLSENNIEFNLFDDSEKTKIALFVSKEDHAFNEVLLRVQRGEIAAEIVAVVSNHENNRHFAEAFNIPFYYVPSGDSKALTEQNILDICAKHEVELIVLAKYMQILTDNFVSHYPNQIINIHHSFLPSFIGANPYKQAWERGVKLVGATSHYVTSDLDEGPIIDQDVTRINHRYNVQDLRKIGRHVESRVLAQAVELHVQHKVIVTNGNKTIVFA; encoded by the coding sequence ATGAAAGACAAATACATATTATTAGCAACATGTTCCGATAAAGTTGGAATCACATCATTAATCACTAATATCATTTCAGAATATGATTCTAATATATTACATCTAGATCATTTTACAGAATATGATAATGCTCAAGATACAGAAGGAAAATTATATTTAAGATTTGAATTTGAAAAAGTCAATTTATTAAAAGCCGCTTTAGAGAAAAGTTTAAGTGAAAATAATATTGAATTTAATTTGTTCGATGACAGTGAAAAAACTAAAATTGCATTATTTGTATCAAAAGAGGATCATGCATTTAATGAAGTACTGCTAAGAGTACAACGTGGTGAGATTGCTGCTGAAATTGTTGCAGTCGTAAGTAATCATGAAAATAATAGACATTTTGCAGAGGCTTTTAATATCCCATTCTATTACGTACCAAGTGGCGACTCAAAAGCCCTGACAGAACAAAACATCTTAGATATTTGCGCAAAACACGAAGTAGAACTCATTGTATTAGCAAAATATATGCAAATACTTACTGACAATTTTGTGAGTCATTATCCAAATCAAATCATTAATATCCACCACTCATTCTTACCTTCATTTATCGGTGCAAATCCATATAAACAAGCATGGGAACGTGGCGTTAAACTCGTTGGAGCGACAAGTCATTATGTCACTTCTGACTTAGATGAAGGCCCTATCATAGATCAAGATGTGACACGTATTAATCATCGATATAACGTACAGGATTTGAGAAAAATTGGTCGTCATGTGGAATCAAGAGTATTAGCACAAGCTGTTGAATTACATGTACAACATAAAGTCATTGTCACTAACGGAAATAAAACAATCGTATTCGCTTAA
- the xdrA gene encoding XRE family transcriptional regulator XdrA, with protein sequence MDRQNFTDLIQTKFKMVRIEAGYTQDTMAQTIGLSKKTLVQIEKERVLPNWTTCVSICALFRDSDVLNSTFGCDPLEMVQTISRNHCAYPNHATTSDIYWNTVDSRNGFILQSNKVSDIYRVLNKDTQPIFGTSKLREAETYFGRISKEELMHV encoded by the coding sequence ATGGATAGACAGAATTTCACAGATTTAATTCAAACAAAATTTAAAATGGTTCGTATTGAAGCAGGTTATACGCAAGATACGATGGCCCAAACTATTGGTCTTTCTAAAAAGACATTAGTTCAAATAGAAAAAGAGAGAGTATTACCTAACTGGACAACGTGTGTGTCAATTTGTGCTTTGTTTAGAGATTCAGATGTTTTAAATAGTACATTTGGTTGTGATCCTTTAGAAATGGTACAAACGATTTCTCGCAATCACTGCGCATACCCTAATCATGCTACAACAAGTGACATTTACTGGAATACTGTTGATAGCCGTAATGGTTTTATCTTACAAAGTAACAAAGTAAGTGATATCTACCGCGTACTAAATAAAGACACTCAACCTATATTTGGCACTTCAAAATTAAGGGAAGCTGAAACGTATTTCGGCAGAATTTCAAAAGAAGAATTAATGCACGTATAA
- a CDS encoding DUF445 domain-containing protein, with amino-acid sequence MHAFLVIVFMMVIGALIGGVTNVIAVRMLFHPFKTYYIFNKRVPFTPGLIPKRRGEVASKIGQVVEEHLLTESLIKSKLNAPASRSAIESLLLNQIDKLKQEHSTIQYFADKLDIDVAQLANEKLNLVISTKLDAFYHDYQHTAIKDILPNDIEQSLDSKVDLIPDLLFDRARIYLSSDKGATDISSMLETFFQEKGKIVGLLQMFMTKESIAERIQHELIRLTKHPKAKEIANQIIDSEYQTMKSKHLNEVVTVEQFDSFKDSATELAIGYIDAQSVSNKSLSSLMPSFISFLESKVTQTITDAIIDNASKHITPIMKKINLKQMIEEQVNTFELDYIERLIIDIANKELKLIMMLGFLLGGIIGLLQGVIAIFV; translated from the coding sequence ATGCATGCTTTTTTAGTTATTGTGTTTATGATGGTCATAGGTGCATTAATAGGTGGCGTAACAAATGTTATTGCAGTTAGAATGCTCTTTCATCCATTTAAAACATATTATATTTTTAACAAACGTGTACCTTTCACTCCAGGTTTGATACCTAAACGAAGAGGTGAAGTAGCTAGTAAGATTGGCCAAGTTGTCGAAGAGCATTTATTAACAGAGTCATTAATTAAATCTAAATTAAATGCGCCTGCATCACGTTCTGCAATAGAGAGTTTACTACTTAATCAAATTGATAAGTTGAAGCAAGAACATTCAACTATTCAATATTTTGCAGATAAATTAGATATTGATGTAGCTCAACTAGCTAATGAAAAACTCAACCTTGTGATATCTACAAAGCTGGATGCCTTTTATCACGATTATCAACATACTGCTATAAAAGATATTTTACCTAATGATATTGAGCAATCACTTGATAGTAAAGTGGATTTAATACCGGACTTATTGTTTGATAGAGCGAGAATATATTTGAGCTCAGATAAAGGTGCTACGGATATATCATCGATGTTAGAAACATTTTTCCAAGAAAAAGGGAAGATTGTTGGCTTATTGCAAATGTTTATGACGAAAGAAAGTATAGCTGAACGTATACAACACGAATTAATTCGTCTAACGAAACATCCAAAAGCTAAAGAAATAGCCAATCAAATTATTGATAGCGAATATCAAACGATGAAATCTAAACACTTAAATGAAGTAGTCACTGTGGAACAATTCGATTCATTTAAAGATTCGGCTACAGAGTTAGCTATCGGCTATATAGATGCACAATCTGTTTCAAACAAATCATTAAGTTCTTTAATGCCCAGTTTTATTTCATTTTTAGAAAGTAAAGTGACTCAAACAATCACAGATGCAATTATTGACAATGCTTCTAAGCATATAACACCGATAATGAAAAAAATAAATTTAAAACAAATGATTGAAGAACAAGTCAATACATTTGAACTTGATTATATCGAAAGATTAATCATTGATATTGCAAATAAAGAATTGAAATTAATTATGATGTTAGGCTTTTTACTTGGAGGTATTATTGGCTTATTACAAGGTGTAATTGCAATTTTTGTATAA
- a CDS encoding YlbF/YmcA family competence regulator, translating into MAVNLHDHANQLEQALRESDEYQAIQNAYAKVKENQESKELFDEFRETQLNFQQKQMQGEEIGEEELQKAQEQAQKIENDSNISELMTAEQNMSQIFQEINQIIVKPLDEIYAD; encoded by the coding sequence ATGGCAGTAAATTTACACGATCATGCTAATCAATTAGAACAAGCTTTAAGAGAGAGTGACGAATACCAAGCAATCCAAAATGCTTACGCAAAAGTTAAAGAAAATCAAGAGTCTAAAGAATTATTTGACGAATTCCGTGAAACTCAATTAAACTTCCAACAAAAACAAATGCAAGGTGAAGAAATCGGTGAAGAAGAGCTACAAAAAGCACAAGAACAAGCTCAAAAAATCGAAAATGATTCTAACATTTCTGAATTAATGACTGCTGAACAAAACATGAGTCAAATTTTCCAAGAAATTAACCAAATCATTGTTAAACCTTTAGATGAAATCTACGCTGACTAA
- a CDS encoding metallophosphoesterase family protein, translated as MVKFIHCADLHLDSPFKSRSYLSQSIFDDMQKSAYESFEKIIDLALNEEIDFMIISGDLFDQQNRTLRAEVFLKKQFERLAKEQIFVYICHGNHDPLSAHVATEWPDNVSVFSENVETYQTITKNGEEIYLHGFSYQNDASYENKLDAYPSSQGQKGIHIGILHGTYSKTNTQNRYTEFRLEDLNNKLYHYWALGHIHERQQLSDMPQIHYPGNIQGRHFKELGEKGCLLVEGDNLNLHAQFVPTQFIRFEQATIETDKTTKQGLFDEIQNFKAKVRINGKSIYQLNVILNSDVKITEQDIIQIHDMVSDYEENEHQFVFIEDLNIRNKHEEQNTLVNEFSPELIEDNTVYDQAMNDLYLNPKASKYLENYSNFDRRALIEHAEELLKSDMRGE; from the coding sequence ATGGTAAAATTTATTCATTGTGCTGATTTACATTTAGATAGCCCATTTAAATCAAGAAGTTATTTAAGTCAGTCTATATTTGATGATATGCAAAAAAGTGCTTATGAGAGCTTTGAAAAAATAATAGATTTAGCATTGAATGAAGAAATAGACTTTATGATTATTTCTGGTGATTTATTTGACCAGCAAAATCGTACGTTACGTGCAGAGGTATTTCTAAAAAAACAATTTGAACGTTTAGCAAAAGAGCAAATTTTCGTATATATATGTCATGGAAACCACGATCCACTGTCAGCTCATGTTGCGACAGAATGGCCAGACAATGTCTCCGTATTCTCAGAAAATGTTGAAACTTATCAAACGATTACTAAAAACGGAGAAGAAATTTATCTACATGGATTTAGTTATCAAAATGATGCAAGTTATGAAAACAAACTTGATGCTTATCCTTCTAGTCAAGGACAAAAGGGCATTCACATAGGTATATTACATGGTACATATAGTAAGACGAACACTCAAAATCGATATACTGAATTTAGATTAGAAGACTTAAACAATAAGCTTTATCATTACTGGGCATTAGGTCACATACATGAACGACAACAACTCAGTGATATGCCACAGATTCATTATCCTGGTAATATACAGGGGCGTCATTTTAAAGAGTTAGGAGAAAAAGGTTGTTTATTGGTTGAAGGTGATAATCTAAACCTTCACGCTCAATTTGTGCCAACTCAATTTATTCGTTTTGAACAAGCAACAATTGAAACAGATAAAACAACGAAGCAAGGGTTGTTTGATGAAATACAAAACTTTAAAGCAAAAGTAAGAATAAATGGAAAATCTATCTATCAATTAAACGTGATTCTCAACTCAGATGTTAAAATTACTGAGCAAGATATCATTCAAATACATGATATGGTTAGTGATTATGAAGAGAACGAGCATCAGTTTGTATTCATAGAAGATTTAAACATTAGAAATAAGCATGAGGAACAAAATACATTGGTGAATGAATTCTCTCCAGAATTAATAGAAGATAACACTGTGTATGATCAAGCAATGAATGATTTATATTTAAACCCTAAAGCTTCCAAATATCTAGAGAACTATAGCAACTTTGATCGACGTGCTTTAATTGAGCACGCTGAGGAATTATTAAAGTCAGATATGAGGGGAGAATAA
- a CDS encoding ATP-binding protein, with amino-acid sequence MKIKSLEIYGYGKFIQRKIDFDEHFTEIYGENETGKSTIQAFIHSILFGFPTKKENEPRLEPRLGNQYGGKLTLIQDNGSIVEIERIKGSAVGDVKVYLPNGMIKDESWLKKELNFISKRTYQGIFSFDVLGLQDIHKHMDETQLQNYLLQAGALGSTEFTSMRETLNNKKELLYKKNGRNPIINQQLDQLKELESQIREQEAKLTTYKRLVDDKDKSERRLSNLKQNLAQLSKMHDQKQKELALHEQAQEWKALEAKLNIEPIQFPEQGIDRYESAKLQTQNLKRDIGLREERLAHLKAENDKIDVPNQMDIDAFNHLHQQENEIKQKEYELKTVEKEIQDKERENSGLQSNIGWQDVHHHVDSSEAMKSYVSDQIKSKQEQTALIQQLERSIEDNNIDQDTNHNEIDALEADTVPEETFEKKKQYNRQVFEHQEKSNLYQKMKEAFDTEQRENDKRQNLLRMSLIILAVIGIGLTVFSFFSANLIFSVIFAILSLVFIIGIFFVKTKQVGHSETFSKEIDDLERQILHLEEHYDLDFDLDDQFRIREQLHNTIKTKDALEKKADYLANNLEQAQQHYQIAQENINKVKSDLHLSDKMSDELIIDSIGTMNKIKAHDSHLSELKVQEKALQQQLDAYYDHAREVTKNQFMYFNALSLFHDIGQWLKEKTSLLEKWNRNDEQIKLIESEVTQLHNRLNENNNVITQLFNFVNVSNEESYYQHHQRYQDYNQQMNRFNDLTKYLENQSYTYDLSSRLSGKTLAQLQEEDETLSRQVDEYNDQYLEMQSEVSTYNAKITDMETDKTLSELRHRFHILKNKVNDEAKDWASLSYLQSLVDGHIKQIKDKRLPQVINEATSIFAHLTNGHYVQVTYANDELMVKQENGQMYEPVELSQSTKEILYIALRLSLIKTLKPYYPFPVIIDDAFVHFDKQRKEIMMNYLRQMPSSYQILYFTCIKDTSVPSKQIITLNKYEEGGK; translated from the coding sequence ATGAAGATTAAATCTTTAGAAATCTATGGTTACGGCAAATTTATACAAAGAAAGATAGACTTTGACGAACATTTTACAGAAATTTATGGTGAAAATGAAACAGGAAAATCAACGATTCAAGCATTTATTCATTCTATATTATTTGGTTTTCCTACAAAAAAAGAAAACGAACCACGATTAGAGCCACGTCTTGGTAACCAATATGGCGGTAAACTGACACTTATTCAAGATAATGGATCAATAGTTGAAATTGAACGTATAAAAGGTAGTGCAGTAGGCGATGTAAAAGTATACTTGCCTAATGGTATGATTAAAGATGAGTCTTGGCTGAAAAAAGAACTGAATTTTATTTCTAAACGTACATATCAAGGTATATTTTCATTTGATGTCCTTGGTTTACAAGATATTCATAAACACATGGATGAAACACAATTACAAAATTACTTATTACAAGCTGGTGCGTTAGGATCGACAGAGTTTACAAGCATGCGTGAAACGTTAAATAACAAGAAAGAGCTGTTGTACAAGAAAAACGGACGTAATCCAATCATTAATCAACAATTAGATCAATTAAAAGAATTAGAAAGTCAAATTAGAGAACAAGAAGCAAAGTTAACAACATACAAGCGGTTGGTAGATGATAAAGATAAATCTGAGCGGAGATTAAGTAATTTGAAGCAAAATCTAGCACAGTTATCTAAGATGCATGACCAAAAGCAAAAAGAGCTAGCCTTACATGAACAGGCTCAAGAATGGAAAGCATTGGAAGCAAAACTTAATATTGAGCCGATTCAATTTCCAGAACAAGGTATAGATCGCTATGAATCTGCTAAATTACAAACACAGAATCTCAAACGTGATATTGGATTACGTGAAGAAAGATTAGCGCATCTTAAAGCAGAGAATGACAAGATAGATGTTCCAAATCAAATGGATATAGATGCATTTAATCATTTACATCAACAAGAGAATGAAATTAAACAAAAAGAATACGAACTCAAAACAGTTGAAAAAGAAATACAGGATAAAGAACGTGAAAATTCAGGTTTACAATCAAATATTGGGTGGCAGGATGTACACCATCATGTGGATAGTTCAGAAGCTATGAAAAGCTATGTGAGCGACCAAATTAAAAGTAAGCAAGAACAGACGGCTTTGATTCAACAATTAGAACGAAGTATCGAAGACAATAACATAGATCAAGATACGAATCACAACGAAATAGACGCTTTAGAAGCAGATACTGTACCAGAAGAGACATTTGAAAAGAAAAAGCAATATAATCGTCAAGTATTTGAACATCAAGAAAAGAGTAACCTTTATCAGAAGATGAAAGAGGCATTTGATACGGAACAAAGGGAAAATGATAAGAGACAAAATTTATTACGTATGAGTTTAATCATTTTAGCTGTAATAGGAATAGGCTTAACTGTTTTCTCATTCTTTTCAGCTAATTTAATTTTTAGTGTCATTTTTGCTATTCTATCTTTAGTTTTTATTATAGGTATTTTCTTTGTCAAAACAAAACAAGTAGGTCACAGTGAAACTTTCTCTAAAGAAATTGATGATTTAGAACGACAAATTTTACATTTAGAAGAGCATTATGATCTTGATTTTGATTTAGATGATCAATTTAGAATAAGAGAACAATTGCATAATACGATTAAAACTAAAGATGCGCTAGAGAAAAAAGCTGACTATTTAGCGAATAATTTGGAACAAGCGCAACAACATTATCAAATTGCTCAAGAAAATATTAATAAAGTGAAGTCAGATTTACATTTATCTGATAAAATGTCAGATGAACTTATTATTGATAGTATTGGCACAATGAATAAGATCAAAGCACATGATAGTCATCTTAGTGAGCTAAAAGTACAAGAAAAAGCATTACAGCAGCAATTAGACGCTTATTATGACCATGCTAGAGAAGTAACCAAAAATCAATTTATGTATTTCAATGCTTTATCATTATTTCATGATATCGGACAATGGTTAAAAGAAAAAACAAGCTTACTTGAAAAATGGAATAGAAATGATGAACAAATCAAATTGATTGAGAGTGAAGTGACACAGCTTCATAATCGTTTGAATGAAAATAATAATGTGATTACACAGTTATTCAACTTTGTGAATGTCTCGAATGAAGAAAGTTATTATCAACATCATCAACGATATCAAGACTATAATCAACAAATGAATCGCTTCAATGATTTAACGAAATACTTGGAAAATCAAAGTTATACGTATGATTTGAGTTCAAGATTAAGTGGCAAAACATTGGCGCAATTACAAGAAGAAGATGAAACATTATCTCGACAAGTTGATGAGTATAATGATCAGTATTTAGAAATGCAATCAGAGGTTAGTACGTACAATGCTAAAATCACCGATATGGAAACGGATAAGACTTTATCAGAACTACGTCATCGTTTCCATATCCTAAAAAATAAAGTGAACGATGAAGCTAAAGATTGGGCAAGCTTAAGCTATCTACAATCACTTGTAGACGGACATATTAAACAAATTAAAGATAAACGGTTACCACAAGTGATAAACGAAGCAACATCTATCTTTGCACATTTAACAAATGGACATTATGTACAAGTGACATATGCAAATGATGAATTAATGGTTAAACAGGAAAATGGACAAATGTATGAGCCTGTAGAGCTTAGTCAATCGACTAAAGAAATACTTTATATAGCACTACGTTTGAGTTTAATTAAAACATTAAAACCATACTATCCTTTTCCTGTTATTATCGATGATGCATTTGTGCATTTTGATAAACAAAGAAAAGAAATTATGATGAATTATTTAAGGCAGATGCCATCGAGTTATCAAATTTTATACTTTACATGTATTAAAGATACAAGTGTGCCTTCAAAACAAATCATTACATTGAATAAATACGAGGAAGGCGGTAAATAA
- the yhaM gene encoding 3'-5' exoribonuclease YhaM — protein sequence MRNVEKLNPGDSVDHFFLIHKAIQGVTAQGKDYMTIHLQDKSGDIEAKLWTVSKEDMKVLVPEKIVHVTGDVINYRGRKQMKINKIKLATPDDNMKTQDFVDGAPLTPDEIQEEISHYMLEIENAALQRITRHLIRKYQEAFFTFPAASTHHHNFSSGLSYHVLTMLRVAKPICDIYPLLNRSLLYSSIILHDLGKVKELSGPVATSYTVEGNLLGHISIASDEVAEAARELNIEGEEVLLLRHMILAHHGKMEFGSPKLPHMKEAEILFFIDNIDAKMNMFEKAYKKTEKGQFTERIFGLEGRQFYKPVSLD from the coding sequence ATGAGAAATGTAGAAAAGTTAAATCCTGGAGATTCTGTTGATCACTTTTTCTTGATTCATAAAGCAATACAAGGTGTAACAGCTCAAGGTAAAGATTATATGACGATTCATTTGCAAGATAAAAGCGGTGATATCGAAGCAAAACTATGGACAGTAAGTAAAGAAGATATGAAAGTGTTAGTACCGGAAAAGATTGTACATGTAACAGGTGATGTTATTAATTATCGCGGTAGAAAACAAATGAAAATCAATAAAATAAAATTAGCCACGCCAGATGACAACATGAAAACACAAGATTTTGTTGATGGGGCGCCTTTAACACCCGATGAAATTCAAGAAGAAATTTCACATTACATGTTAGAGATTGAAAATGCTGCATTACAACGTATTACGCGTCATCTTATACGTAAGTATCAGGAAGCATTTTTTACATTCCCTGCGGCTAGTACGCATCATCATAATTTTTCCAGTGGTTTAAGCTATCATGTATTAACGATGTTACGTGTTGCTAAACCAATTTGCGATATTTACCCGTTATTAAATCGTAGTTTATTGTATAGTTCAATTATTTTACATGATTTAGGAAAGGTAAAAGAATTGAGTGGACCAGTAGCTACTTCATACACGGTTGAAGGGAATTTATTGGGGCATATATCGATTGCAAGTGATGAAGTAGCAGAAGCAGCTAGAGAACTCAATATCGAAGGCGAAGAAGTATTGTTATTACGTCATATGATATTAGCGCATCACGGTAAAATGGAATTTGGTTCTCCAAAATTACCACATATGAAGGAAGCGGAAATATTATTCTTTATTGATAATATTGATGCTAAAATGAATATGTTTGAAAAAGCGTATAAAAAGACTGAAAAAGGTCAATTTACAGAACGTATATTTGGGCTAGAAGGTAGACAATTTTATAAACCAGTGTCATTGGACTAA
- a CDS encoding foldase protein PrsA — translation MKSFKKIILPVTASALLLGACGNSATDSKEDTIISSKAGDVKVEDVMNKLGDEQIANSSFSILLNKLLADKYKDQVNTKDIDKEVEKEQKQYGGKDQFESMLKQQKMSLDDYKEQKKLQAYQKELLNDKVDMSDKEIKQDTKKGSHILIKVKENDDDKEGLSAKKAKAKAEKIQKEVEKNPDKFGEIAKKDSMDKSSAKKDGSLGYVIKGQMDDKFEKALFKLKEGDVSKVVKTDYGYHIIKADKQNDFDKEKGKLKSQLIQTKVQKNPKLLTDAYKELLDEYKVDYKDRDIKKAIEDSILDPEKIKQQQQQQQQQAMQQQGSSGISTGQ, via the coding sequence ATGAAATCATTTAAAAAAATTATACTTCCCGTTACAGCTAGTGCTTTATTATTAGGCGCCTGTGGTAACAGTGCTACAGATTCAAAAGAAGATACTATTATTTCATCAAAAGCAGGCGACGTTAAAGTTGAAGATGTCATGAATAAATTAGGTGATGAACAAATCGCCAACAGTTCATTCTCAATTTTATTAAATAAATTGTTAGCTGATAAGTATAAAGATCAAGTGAATACAAAAGACATTGATAAAGAAGTTGAAAAAGAACAAAAACAATATGGTGGTAAAGACCAATTTGAAAGTATGTTAAAACAACAAAAAATGTCTTTAGATGACTACAAAGAACAGAAAAAACTACAAGCTTATCAAAAAGAATTATTAAATGATAAAGTGGATATGTCGGATAAAGAAATTAAACAAGACACTAAAAAAGGTTCACATATCTTAATTAAAGTAAAAGAAAACGACGATGACAAAGAAGGTTTATCTGCTAAGAAAGCTAAGGCTAAAGCAGAAAAAATTCAAAAAGAAGTTGAAAAAAATCCAGATAAATTTGGTGAAATTGCTAAGAAAGACTCAATGGATAAATCTTCAGCTAAAAAAGATGGTAGTTTAGGCTATGTTATTAAAGGACAAATGGATGATAAATTTGAAAAAGCCCTCTTCAAACTTAAAGAAGGCGATGTTTCTAAAGTAGTTAAAACAGATTATGGTTACCACATCATCAAAGCAGATAAGCAAAATGATTTTGATAAAGAAAAAGGTAAACTCAAATCTCAATTAATTCAAACTAAAGTTCAAAAAAATCCTAAATTACTTACAGATGCTTATAAAGAATTATTAGATGAATATAAAGTAGATTATAAAGATAGAGATATTAAAAAAGCGATTGAAGATTCAATCTTAGACCCAGAAAAAATCAAGCAACAACAACAGCAACAACAGCAACAAGCTATGCAACAACAAGGTAGTTCAGGCATTTCTACTGGACAATAA
- a CDS encoding DUF3267 domain-containing protein, whose protein sequence is MYLCSRQIDINARFGLPRIAFLSFVTTIISFLIAYEILYFFSNTKITDRYFLIFLVLVLFLYPIHKAIHLIFLFPYYKSFKKYKLVRHRLVPFYNTYVNTPVNKYYFCFDLITPVIVITSICAYVSTLFPQYGHYLMFLIALNMGYSVMDFLYLKIILFSNEGTFIEEHQTGINILNRVETKYNHH, encoded by the coding sequence ATGTATTTATGTTCACGCCAAATTGATATAAATGCACGCTTCGGCTTACCAAGAATTGCATTTTTAAGTTTTGTCACAACGATTATTTCATTTTTAATAGCATATGAAATTTTATACTTCTTTTCAAATACTAAAATAACAGATCGCTATTTTTTAATATTTTTAGTGCTTGTATTATTCCTATACCCTATTCATAAAGCAATTCATTTAATATTTTTGTTCCCATATTACAAGTCTTTTAAAAAATATAAATTAGTAAGACATAGACTAGTTCCTTTTTACAATACATATGTGAATACGCCTGTGAATAAATATTATTTTTGTTTTGATTTAATTACACCTGTTATTGTTATTACAAGTATATGCGCATATGTGAGTACACTTTTCCCTCAATACGGCCATTATCTCATGTTTCTTATCGCATTAAATATGGGTTATTCGGTCATGGATTTTCTATACTTAAAAATTATCTTATTCTCAAATGAAGGTACTTTTATTGAAGAACATCAAACAGGTATCAATATTTTAAATCGAGTTGAAACTAAATATAACCATCATTAA
- a CDS encoding YtxH domain-containing protein, with the protein MKTAQILLGISAGVATGLGVALMNRDKKASNQFDTQTRRPTGANSEVEREINKIKQSVNDIVNYISQIKSESTEFGSSIGDEVKTMIGDFKSDIDPNIKHLQSHIENLQNRGEEISKTFENDKDK; encoded by the coding sequence ATGAAAACAGCTCAAATTTTATTAGGAATTAGTGCTGGTGTTGCAACTGGTCTCGGCGTTGCTTTAATGAACCGTGATAAAAAAGCTTCTAACCAGTTTGACACGCAAACTAGAAGACCCACTGGCGCAAATTCTGAAGTTGAAAGAGAAATTAACAAAATTAAACAAAGCGTGAACGATATTGTTAATTACATTTCTCAAATCAAGTCAGAAAGTACCGAATTCGGAAGCTCTATTGGTGATGAAGTGAAAACGATGATTGGTGATTTCAAATCAGACATTGATCCTAATATTAAACACCTACAATCTCATATTGAAAACCTCCAAAATCGTGGAGAAGAGATTAGCAAAACATTCGAAAATGATAAAGATAAATAA
- a CDS encoding HIT family protein, translating into MSETVFSKIIDGEIPSYKVYEDDYVYAFLDISQVTKGHTLLVPKKASADIFETDAETMQHIGVALPKVANAIKKAFNPDGLNIIQNNGEFADQSVFHLHFHLLPRYENDIDGFGYKWETHAETFDDTHKAKIAQEIAAQFD; encoded by the coding sequence ATGTCTGAAACAGTCTTTAGCAAAATTATTGATGGTGAAATACCTAGTTATAAAGTATACGAAGATGATTACGTGTATGCATTTTTAGATATTTCTCAAGTTACAAAAGGTCACACATTATTAGTACCTAAAAAAGCTTCAGCTGATATTTTCGAAACTGATGCTGAAACTATGCAACATATTGGTGTTGCATTACCAAAAGTAGCAAATGCCATTAAAAAAGCATTTAACCCTGATGGATTGAATATTATACAGAATAATGGCGAATTTGCCGACCAATCTGTCTTTCACCTTCATTTCCACCTATTACCTAGATATGAAAATGATATCGATGGTTTTGGTTATAAATGGGAAACACATGCTGAAACATTTGATGACACGCATAAAGCGAAAATCGCACAAGAAATAGCTGCTCAATTCGATTAA